The Brassica oleracea var. oleracea cultivar TO1000 chromosome C6, BOL, whole genome shotgun sequence genome includes a region encoding these proteins:
- the LOC106296802 gene encoding FHA domain-containing protein PS1 isoform X2, with protein sequence MEKQQQVREKTIPVFTVLKNGAILKNIFVVNSRDLSSNGNDDAEVEEILLVGRHPDCDILLTHPSISRYHLQIRSLPSRQKLFLTDLSSVHGTWIADLKVEPDACVEVKEGDVIRIGGSTRIYRLHWIPLSRAYDIHNPFVSPVTEQEEEEENRVLEAENLEVAHQSLADTSASAEDGDGHLDVTSGGSGSSVLSEDEDTYTTTTEILVPLFSSSVLSLPRDSVNTQKLQRNDEHFQTSSKWDLDLVVEAAAESPSRSCGLNKQQSGSYAEVLGFYELELADERDLRGDEEGLLLNVMSEMIESSVPVEEEAPYLAAKETSSLPVPRDYYIGTENTSSGSLSLAQIDGCFEAAGCQAFELAAEAETMRPFQEVNGETAEHLRKAEIQGHVYNGEIEVSGQDIAVSPRSSPQGNEVNHAGDQNKKQGANRESEKIYDDGSSTCHSEGLEQSGTQVFLSLANLKTKAEMSFGSEASYKLRELWGTGNTDKEVPVPLTLAAETFEDTKPIEELPYYYTESQENQTEQLNTIRDDALSQMDSSRMGKAASVPLLEASGCFAFELATNVEIMCPRQEVSGDIGFVTEKAVEASAEQLIKAEIQSHGENEETEVLRQVIAESSNSFPQTEPTLTGDAIIGLLDSGVAIETGSENIHQKGNGETKISSSQAETFEDKLLSDYTGDQENQTQRTLAVRDDVLSELDISRSSSRRLSTSNIWSRRGKDASVLQVRTNKSEGKQKKIGKQAKAHLQRKALSGRSIYLTVDHGAYKLEPEIFTPDKENLTPSSHMLKRLQDIGDVKDSKSSSKLSGKPSSLKIPSSFAIAALTEPEIFTPDKENLTPNSHMLRRLREVGEIKDTKSSSSKAMRKPFFDIHVEENLLAQQKPDVHCMSSNSKVKHEPVALKKKAERAPFQPLLEKSSSQSQSYTEAPSTASARNNISRGVRSSSNLSDGKNKMRWTIVLDTSSLLDKDSRKTLHLLQGLKGTHLLVPRTVIRELNETKRTRNVLFRRTVDMASSALDWIEECQVNTKWWIQLQSPLEETKATAPTPPVTPQSNGFAFPFSLQWNNYAPEIDSPKSEDEVLECALLYRNRNNIDEKLVLLSNDITLKIKAMAEGVICETALEFYESLKNPLSERFMWPESLPRGRTWSHADDVVLRERYDSRTCFPYRKKPTFNGGRRGESGAAAAAKGLKLILLHNSQYGHIH encoded by the exons ATGGAGAAGCAACAACAAGTGCGGGAGAAGACGATCCCCGTGTTCACTGTACTGAAGAACGGCGCGATTCTCAAGAACATCTTCGTCGTCAACAGTCGCGATCTCTCTTCTAACGGTAACGATGACGCCGAGGTGGAGGAGATTCTGCTCGTCGGCCGCCATCCAGACTGCGATATTCTGCTCACGCACCCTAGTATCAGCAGATACCACTTGCAAATTCGCTCCCTTCCCTCTCGCCAGAAACTCTTCCTCACCGATCTATCCTCTG TGCATGGGACATGGATTGCGGATCTGAAAGTTGAGCCCGATGCTTGTGTTGAGGTAAAGGAAGGTGATGTCATTAGGATCGGTGGTTCAACAAGGATCTACAGGCTGCACTGGATTCCCCTGAGCCGTGCCTATGATATCCACAATCCATTTGTATCACCAGTGACTGAGCAAGAAGAAGAAGAAGAGAATAGAGTGCTTGAAGCAGAAAATCTAGAGGTTGCGCATCAG TCACTAGCGGATACTTCTGCATCAGCCGAAGATGGAGATGGACATCTGGATGTGACGTCTGGAGGAAGTGGATCATCTGTCCTTAGTGAGGATGAGGATACATATACTACGACAACGGAAATTTTGGTGCCACTTTTCTCTTCAAGTGTTTTATCATTGCCTAGAGACTCTGTCAATACACAAAAGCTTCAACGCAATGATGAACATTTTCAGACTTCTTCAAAGTGGGACTTGGATCTTGTTGTAGAAGCCGCAGCAGAAAGCCCAAGTAGAAGCTGCGGTTTAAATAAGCAGCAGAGTGGGAGCTACGCGGAGGTCTTAGGTTTTTATGAACTTGAACTTGCTGATGAACGGGATTTAAGAGGAGATGAAGAAGGTCTGCTTCTGAATGTGATGTCGGAGATGATAGAGTCATCAGTCCCTGTGGAGGAGGAGGCTCCATATCTAGCTGCAAAGGAGACTTCATCGCTTCCAGTCCCAAGAGATTATTACATTGGCACAGAAAATACAAGTAGCGGCTCCCTAAGTTTGGCACAGATTGATGGTTGCTTTGAAGCCGCAGGTTGTCAGGCATTTGAACTGGCTGCAGAGGCTGAGACTATGCGCCCTTTCCAAGAAGTCAATGGAGAAACTGCTGAACACCTACGGAAGGCAGAAATTCAGGGTCACGTTTACAATGGAGAAATTGAGGTCTCAGGGCAAGATATTGCAGTGTCTCCCAGATCGTCTCCTCAAG GCAATGAAGTGAATCATGCAGGAGACCAGAATAAAAAACAAGGAGCGAACAGAGAAAGTGAAAAAATATATGATGATGGGAGCAGCACGTGCCATTCGGAGGGCCTTGAACAGAGTGGTACACAAGTTTTCTTGTCATTAGCAAATCTGAAGACCAAGGCAGAAATGTCATTTGGCTCTGAAGCTTCTTACAAACTGAGGGAGTTATGGGGCACAGGAAATACTGATAAGGAGGTTCCAGTTCCTTTAACATTGGCTGCAGAAACATTTGAGGATACAAAACCGATTGAAGAACTGCCTTATTATTATACTGAGAGTCAAGAAAACCAGACCGAGCAATTAAATACTATTAGAGATGATGCACTGTCTCAGATGGATAGCTCTAGGATGGGAAAAGCTGCTTCTGTTCCATTACTTGAAGCCTCAGGCTGTTTTGCATTTGAATTGGCCACAAATGTTGAGATTATGTGCCCTCGTCAAGAAGTCAGTGGAGATATTGGTTTTGTCACAGAGAAAGCAGTGGAAGCATCCGCCGAACAACTTATTAAAGCTGAGATTCAGAGTCACGGAGAGAATGAAGAAACAGAGGTCTTGAGGCAAGTCATTGCAGAATCTTCGAATTCCTTCCCTCAAACGGAACCAACTCTAACTGGAGATGCCATAATAGGCCTCTTAGATTCTGGAGTGGCCATAGAGACTGGTAGTGAAAACATACATCAAAAGGGCAATGGAGAAACCAAGATCAGTTCAAGCCAAGCAGAAACATTTGAGGACAAACTGCTTTCTGATTATACTGGAGATCAAGAGAACCAGACACAGCGAACACTCGCTGTTAGAGATGATGTACTGTCTGAGCTGGATATCTCAAGAAGTTCCTCGAGAAGATTGAGCACAAGCAACATTTGGTCTAGGAGGGGGAAAGATGCTTCTGTTCTTCAGGTCAGGACCAACAAGAGTGAAGGAAAGCAAAAAAAAATTGGGAAACAAGCAAAGGCACATCTGCAGAGAAAGGCTTTAAGTGGCAGGTCCATTTATCTGACTGTTGATCATGGTGCATATAAACTGGAACCAGAAATCTTTACTCCTGACAAGGAGAATCTGACCCCAAGCTCCCATATGTTGAAAAGGTTACAAGATATTGGTGACGTAAAAGATAGCAAGAGCTCTTCCAAGCTTTCGGGCAAACCAAGCTCGTTAAAGATTCCTTCCAGTTTTGCTATCGCGGCGTTAACAGAACCAGAAATCTTTACCCCAGATAAGGAGAATCTTACCCCAAACTCTCATATGCTAAGACGCTTGCGAGAAGTGGGTGAGATTAAGGATACTAAAAGCTCCTCCTCTAAAGCAATGCGTAAACCATTCTTTGATATTCATGTGGAAGAAAACCTGTTGGCGCAACAAAAACCAGATGTTCACTGCATGAGCAGCAACTCAAAGGTGAAGCATGAGCCTGTGGCACTGAAGAAGAAAGCTGAACGGGCGCCTTTTCAACCTTTACTTGAAAAATCATCGTCCCAAAGCCAATCATACACCGAGGCTCCTTCGACTGCATCAGCAAGAAACAACATTTCTAGGGGCGTTCGTTCTTCTTCT AACCTTTCTGATGGAAAGAACAAGATGAGATGGACCATTGTGTTGGACACTTCTTCACTCCTCGACAAGGATTCTAGGAAGACACTGCATCTTCTGCAAGGTCTCAAGGGGACACACCTGCTCGTACCAAGAACAG TGATAAGGGAACTAAATGAGACGAAGCGTACTCGCAATGTTCTCTTTAGAAGAACAGTAGATATGGCTTCGTCAGCTCTGGATTGGATCGAAGAGTGCCAGGTTAATACCAAATGGTGGATTCAACTTCAGAGCCCGTTAGAGGAAACCAAAGCAACTGCACCAACACCACCAGTCACTCCCCAGTCAAATGGCTTTGCATTCCCGTTTTCACTTCAGTGGAATAACTACGCACCAGAGATCGATTCTCCTAAATCAGAAGATGAAGTTCTCGAATGTGCACTTCTTTACCGAAACCGTAACAACATTGATGAAAAGCTCGTTCTTCTTAGCAACGATATAACTCTCAAGATCAAAGCCATGGCAGAG GGTGTGATTTGCGAGACGGCACTTGAGTTCTATGAGAGTTTGAAGAATCCCTTGTCGGAGAGGTTTATGTGGCCAGAGAGTTTGCCGAGAGGAAGGACTTGGAGTCATGCAGACGACGTCGTGTTAAGAGAAAGGTACGACAGCCGAACTTGTTTTCCTTACAGGAAGAAACCAACGTTCAATGGAGGAAGAAGAGGAGAGAGTGGTGCAGCAGCTGCAGCGAAAGGGTTGAAGCTCATATTGCTCCATAACTCTCAATATGGCCACATTCATTGA
- the LOC106296802 gene encoding FHA domain-containing protein PS1 isoform X1: MEKQQQVREKTIPVFTVLKNGAILKNIFVVNSRDLSSNGNDDAEVEEILLVGRHPDCDILLTHPSISRYHLQIRSLPSRQKLFLTDLSSVHGTWIADLKVEPDACVEVKEGDVIRIGGSTRIYRLHWIPLSRAYDIHNPFVSPVTEQEEEEENRVLEAENLEVAHQSLADTSASAEDGDGHLDVTSGGSGSSVLSEDEDTYTTTTEILVPLFSSSVLSLPRDSVNTQKLQRNDEHFQTSSKWDLDLVVEAAAESPSRSCGLNKQQSGSYAEVLGFYELELADERDLRGDEEGLLLNVMSEMIESSVPVEEEAPYLAAKETSSLPVPRDYYIGTENTSSGSLSLAQIDGCFEAAGCQAFELAAEAETMRPFQEVNGETAEHLRKAEIQGHVYNGEIEVSGQDIAVSPRSSPQGKQLIEMLTEDARGLLGSQYGNEVSIETDTENLHEIGNEVNHAGDQNKKQGANRESEKIYDDGSSTCHSEGLEQSGTQVFLSLANLKTKAEMSFGSEASYKLRELWGTGNTDKEVPVPLTLAAETFEDTKPIEELPYYYTESQENQTEQLNTIRDDALSQMDSSRMGKAASVPLLEASGCFAFELATNVEIMCPRQEVSGDIGFVTEKAVEASAEQLIKAEIQSHGENEETEVLRQVIAESSNSFPQTEPTLTGDAIIGLLDSGVAIETGSENIHQKGNGETKISSSQAETFEDKLLSDYTGDQENQTQRTLAVRDDVLSELDISRSSSRRLSTSNIWSRRGKDASVLQVRTNKSEGKQKKIGKQAKAHLQRKALSGRSIYLTVDHGAYKLEPEIFTPDKENLTPSSHMLKRLQDIGDVKDSKSSSKLSGKPSSLKIPSSFAIAALTEPEIFTPDKENLTPNSHMLRRLREVGEIKDTKSSSSKAMRKPFFDIHVEENLLAQQKPDVHCMSSNSKVKHEPVALKKKAERAPFQPLLEKSSSQSQSYTEAPSTASARNNISRGVRSSSNLSDGKNKMRWTIVLDTSSLLDKDSRKTLHLLQGLKGTHLLVPRTVIRELNETKRTRNVLFRRTVDMASSALDWIEECQVNTKWWIQLQSPLEETKATAPTPPVTPQSNGFAFPFSLQWNNYAPEIDSPKSEDEVLECALLYRNRNNIDEKLVLLSNDITLKIKAMAEGVICETALEFYESLKNPLSERFMWPESLPRGRTWSHADDVVLRERYDSRTCFPYRKKPTFNGGRRGESGAAAAAKGLKLILLHNSQYGHIH, encoded by the exons ATGGAGAAGCAACAACAAGTGCGGGAGAAGACGATCCCCGTGTTCACTGTACTGAAGAACGGCGCGATTCTCAAGAACATCTTCGTCGTCAACAGTCGCGATCTCTCTTCTAACGGTAACGATGACGCCGAGGTGGAGGAGATTCTGCTCGTCGGCCGCCATCCAGACTGCGATATTCTGCTCACGCACCCTAGTATCAGCAGATACCACTTGCAAATTCGCTCCCTTCCCTCTCGCCAGAAACTCTTCCTCACCGATCTATCCTCTG TGCATGGGACATGGATTGCGGATCTGAAAGTTGAGCCCGATGCTTGTGTTGAGGTAAAGGAAGGTGATGTCATTAGGATCGGTGGTTCAACAAGGATCTACAGGCTGCACTGGATTCCCCTGAGCCGTGCCTATGATATCCACAATCCATTTGTATCACCAGTGACTGAGCAAGAAGAAGAAGAAGAGAATAGAGTGCTTGAAGCAGAAAATCTAGAGGTTGCGCATCAG TCACTAGCGGATACTTCTGCATCAGCCGAAGATGGAGATGGACATCTGGATGTGACGTCTGGAGGAAGTGGATCATCTGTCCTTAGTGAGGATGAGGATACATATACTACGACAACGGAAATTTTGGTGCCACTTTTCTCTTCAAGTGTTTTATCATTGCCTAGAGACTCTGTCAATACACAAAAGCTTCAACGCAATGATGAACATTTTCAGACTTCTTCAAAGTGGGACTTGGATCTTGTTGTAGAAGCCGCAGCAGAAAGCCCAAGTAGAAGCTGCGGTTTAAATAAGCAGCAGAGTGGGAGCTACGCGGAGGTCTTAGGTTTTTATGAACTTGAACTTGCTGATGAACGGGATTTAAGAGGAGATGAAGAAGGTCTGCTTCTGAATGTGATGTCGGAGATGATAGAGTCATCAGTCCCTGTGGAGGAGGAGGCTCCATATCTAGCTGCAAAGGAGACTTCATCGCTTCCAGTCCCAAGAGATTATTACATTGGCACAGAAAATACAAGTAGCGGCTCCCTAAGTTTGGCACAGATTGATGGTTGCTTTGAAGCCGCAGGTTGTCAGGCATTTGAACTGGCTGCAGAGGCTGAGACTATGCGCCCTTTCCAAGAAGTCAATGGAGAAACTGCTGAACACCTACGGAAGGCAGAAATTCAGGGTCACGTTTACAATGGAGAAATTGAGGTCTCAGGGCAAGATATTGCAGTGTCTCCCAGATCGTCTCCTCAAGGTAAGCAACTGATAGAAATGTTAACTGAAGATGCCCGAGGCCTCTTAGGTTCTCAATACGGGAATGAAGTTTCCATAGAGACTGATACTGAGAACCTACATGAAATAGGCAATGAAGTGAATCATGCAGGAGACCAGAATAAAAAACAAGGAGCGAACAGAGAAAGTGAAAAAATATATGATGATGGGAGCAGCACGTGCCATTCGGAGGGCCTTGAACAGAGTGGTACACAAGTTTTCTTGTCATTAGCAAATCTGAAGACCAAGGCAGAAATGTCATTTGGCTCTGAAGCTTCTTACAAACTGAGGGAGTTATGGGGCACAGGAAATACTGATAAGGAGGTTCCAGTTCCTTTAACATTGGCTGCAGAAACATTTGAGGATACAAAACCGATTGAAGAACTGCCTTATTATTATACTGAGAGTCAAGAAAACCAGACCGAGCAATTAAATACTATTAGAGATGATGCACTGTCTCAGATGGATAGCTCTAGGATGGGAAAAGCTGCTTCTGTTCCATTACTTGAAGCCTCAGGCTGTTTTGCATTTGAATTGGCCACAAATGTTGAGATTATGTGCCCTCGTCAAGAAGTCAGTGGAGATATTGGTTTTGTCACAGAGAAAGCAGTGGAAGCATCCGCCGAACAACTTATTAAAGCTGAGATTCAGAGTCACGGAGAGAATGAAGAAACAGAGGTCTTGAGGCAAGTCATTGCAGAATCTTCGAATTCCTTCCCTCAAACGGAACCAACTCTAACTGGAGATGCCATAATAGGCCTCTTAGATTCTGGAGTGGCCATAGAGACTGGTAGTGAAAACATACATCAAAAGGGCAATGGAGAAACCAAGATCAGTTCAAGCCAAGCAGAAACATTTGAGGACAAACTGCTTTCTGATTATACTGGAGATCAAGAGAACCAGACACAGCGAACACTCGCTGTTAGAGATGATGTACTGTCTGAGCTGGATATCTCAAGAAGTTCCTCGAGAAGATTGAGCACAAGCAACATTTGGTCTAGGAGGGGGAAAGATGCTTCTGTTCTTCAGGTCAGGACCAACAAGAGTGAAGGAAAGCAAAAAAAAATTGGGAAACAAGCAAAGGCACATCTGCAGAGAAAGGCTTTAAGTGGCAGGTCCATTTATCTGACTGTTGATCATGGTGCATATAAACTGGAACCAGAAATCTTTACTCCTGACAAGGAGAATCTGACCCCAAGCTCCCATATGTTGAAAAGGTTACAAGATATTGGTGACGTAAAAGATAGCAAGAGCTCTTCCAAGCTTTCGGGCAAACCAAGCTCGTTAAAGATTCCTTCCAGTTTTGCTATCGCGGCGTTAACAGAACCAGAAATCTTTACCCCAGATAAGGAGAATCTTACCCCAAACTCTCATATGCTAAGACGCTTGCGAGAAGTGGGTGAGATTAAGGATACTAAAAGCTCCTCCTCTAAAGCAATGCGTAAACCATTCTTTGATATTCATGTGGAAGAAAACCTGTTGGCGCAACAAAAACCAGATGTTCACTGCATGAGCAGCAACTCAAAGGTGAAGCATGAGCCTGTGGCACTGAAGAAGAAAGCTGAACGGGCGCCTTTTCAACCTTTACTTGAAAAATCATCGTCCCAAAGCCAATCATACACCGAGGCTCCTTCGACTGCATCAGCAAGAAACAACATTTCTAGGGGCGTTCGTTCTTCTTCT AACCTTTCTGATGGAAAGAACAAGATGAGATGGACCATTGTGTTGGACACTTCTTCACTCCTCGACAAGGATTCTAGGAAGACACTGCATCTTCTGCAAGGTCTCAAGGGGACACACCTGCTCGTACCAAGAACAG TGATAAGGGAACTAAATGAGACGAAGCGTACTCGCAATGTTCTCTTTAGAAGAACAGTAGATATGGCTTCGTCAGCTCTGGATTGGATCGAAGAGTGCCAGGTTAATACCAAATGGTGGATTCAACTTCAGAGCCCGTTAGAGGAAACCAAAGCAACTGCACCAACACCACCAGTCACTCCCCAGTCAAATGGCTTTGCATTCCCGTTTTCACTTCAGTGGAATAACTACGCACCAGAGATCGATTCTCCTAAATCAGAAGATGAAGTTCTCGAATGTGCACTTCTTTACCGAAACCGTAACAACATTGATGAAAAGCTCGTTCTTCTTAGCAACGATATAACTCTCAAGATCAAAGCCATGGCAGAG GGTGTGATTTGCGAGACGGCACTTGAGTTCTATGAGAGTTTGAAGAATCCCTTGTCGGAGAGGTTTATGTGGCCAGAGAGTTTGCCGAGAGGAAGGACTTGGAGTCATGCAGACGACGTCGTGTTAAGAGAAAGGTACGACAGCCGAACTTGTTTTCCTTACAGGAAGAAACCAACGTTCAATGGAGGAAGAAGAGGAGAGAGTGGTGCAGCAGCTGCAGCGAAAGGGTTGAAGCTCATATTGCTCCATAACTCTCAATATGGCCACATTCATTGA
- the LOC106299811 gene encoding transmembrane protein 18 — translation MEEVRSAMEQQMDVMADLVQKLSGELRTGLQPAYENFIGFFHAIDWKEPWIMGLMAFHALFLLVTLLSRRRLNFHMFLFLFALGGVYFAESLNRLLRKNWKSFSTQNYFDPHGVFVSVIWSGPLLVIAMIILINALFSLCYLIVKWKRTELRHRARLARSKQE, via the exons ATGGAAGAAGTAAGGTCGGCGATGGAGCAGCAAATGGATGTGATGGCGGATCTGGTCCAGAAGCTCTCTGGTGAGCTCCGAACCGGACTACAACCTGCCTACGAGAATTTCATCGGATTTTTCCACGCCATTGATTGGAAG GAACCTTGGATAATGGGATTAATGGCGTTTCATGCTCTGTTTCTGCTTGTTACTCTTCTTTCTAGAAGGCGTCTCAACTTCCACATGTTCCTCTTCTTATTCGCAT TGGGTGGGGTATACTTTGCAGAGAGCCTCAACCGACTCTTGAGAAAAAACTGGAAGAGCTTCTCAACTCAAAACTACTTTGATCCGCACGGAGTCTTTGTCTCGGTTATTTGGTCAGGGCCACTTCTGGTCATTGCAATGATAATCCTG ATAAACGCACTTTTTTCGCTTTGCTACTTAATAGTAAAATGGAAGAGAACTGAGCTCAGGCATCGTGCAAGGCTTGCTCGTTCCAAGCAGGAATAG